The nucleotide sequence gatgTTTAGAGGTTAAAGTAGGTAATCTCAaagattctttccatttaaaaaattatttttttctgagttgcTGCAGTTTGAACTGAGtcaaaaaaaatggagaagaggcATTCTAGAGTGCAGTTGTAGTCCAAATTATAAGTTCCTGAGACCACTAAAAACTTCTCTTTAGCTAGGGATTGCTGAAAAATCTTACTTTTCTGCAtgaaattctttataataaaatattaatttggatCACATCATGGCCTCATAAAATacagtacacaaaataaaattgataacatggaaaacattttttctcactaGTAATTACCTAGAATTCTGTGGCCTTtgatatcatctcattttttatttattattttgtaaaacccttaccttccatcttagaatcaatactgtgtattggttctaatgcagaagagcatttaggcctaggcaatggagattaagtgacttgcccagggtcacacagctaggaaatgcctgaggtcagatttgacctaggacctcccacttctaagcctggctctcaaaacactaagccacccagctgccccctcacatctcagtttttaaaaaatcactgatTTCAGACTATTCACTTTCCATAACACATGATATCCACAGTACCATAAATAATATACAGCAAATAAAGTTcttaaagtaaaacattttttaatccaAATCTTAGCTTCCACTCTGTCAAATGGCAATATAAGCACATTTAACTGTATACTATACTGCTGTAAATCTCTCTATTGTGGCTGCCTTCTGAACACCAAGGGAGATATAGCCAGGGCTGTTGCCAGAAGACCCTGAGACCAGTGCAGTCTCATACTCACTTTAGAACTCAAAGGACTTGGGTTATTATTTTGCAGCTATAATTACAACACAAAACTTGAGTTTTCAATGCAAACATTGAAAATATGCAACAAATACATGGGAagctctttacaacagtgaagcaCTTAGTAGGATACTAGTTGCCCCCACAGACTTTTTTACatcaaacttcttttttttattattttttctttagctgAGAATGTTTATGACTATCAGATGAAAATGAGGTTACTAATAAAATGATTTGAAtgcttgaagtcaagaagttAAATCCAGGAATGTTGAGGATTGACATATGTTTTGAAAAAGTTTATGGGGGTAAAAAGATCAGAGGAGGGACATAGGAACTTCTATGACTACTTtgctaaatttaatatatactttgaaAAATCTGTGTAACCAAAGTTCATGGGTTCATATATAATCTTGTTCTTTATAccatgaaatataattttctgctGAAAAGTTAATGATAATTAATTGTTAAATAAGGCAATCTACCTTGGTGTGGACTGTCATTGATAAGTTATTAGTTTATTTCTTATTAACAGGCTACCGGCTATAACAAAGATAAGTTTAAAACAAAGACTGAGACAAATGCATTTGCACATATATTAACCGTACTTTCTCTACAGTTTATAGTCTTATAGATTTTCCCAGAGTACTGAAAATTTAAGAGAGTAACTAGAGCTGCCATACCTAGTTTGCCAGAGGCAGGACTACCGAGTTTGACTGTCTCTTCCCACTATTCCatgctgcctcttttttttttttttttttttaataacccttatcttccatcttagggttattttaaaaaaaaaaagtgccaaggctgaagtggcaagggctaggcaatggagattaagtggcttgtctagggtcacacagctaggaagtatctgagcatGCTGCCTCTTTAAACCAGAATTATTAAGTGAAAATAAGTGTTTTTCACTTGATTTCTGAGGATAGGTTCTGAACTTGAGCCTTCCTAACTTCAGAGccagtgctttatctattttaatactgaccccacacacacactttggcCACTATTGTCTTCTGAAAAGCTGTATAAGGCACATTGATCCATGGAGGTTCATAGCCAGACTCGTGATTACACTAAAATGAAATGGGGAACCAGATAAGGAAGGGCCAGAATTAAGCTAGAATTTAAGGTTTCTTTTTGAAGGGGGTAAGAGGGGATAGATGCactaaaatgaaacaatctctatttCTACTTACCTACAAAAGATGTAATATACATAtgatattttcaatttttcagttgtatccaacccTTTGTGAtgcatttggagttttgttttttggggggggcgggggaaacaaaaatattggaatggtttactatttccttctccaactcatttgacagatgaggaaaatgagacaaacaggattaagtgacttgcccagggtcacatagctagtacatgtctgaagctgaatttgaactcaggaagatgagtcttcctgactctcaggccTGATATTGTGCCACCTGGTTGAAGCTGTTCCACATAGGACATAACCAACATAAAGGTTTTACCTCTGCTTACTTATACTTCACAAACCATTGAGAAACCTTTTCTCATATGGGTTTAGTTAAAATCTTTAGAGTACATTCACCATGGTGGAATGGCAGTTGACTTTAGATTGAGTGTATAAATTTATAGgaatagttttttatttcttacattctATGCCAAAAAGCACAGATTCCCttgattttaatataatttttgcaGGAGCTTTGAGTTTTTAACTTACATTTTGGTTCTTGTTACAGATTTAAATGCCTTTGAATACTACTGTAGGTATGGAGAAGATTGAAGAACATTTTGCAAAGTTGTCCGTCGCTAGACGTTCTGCAGCGACTAAAGAGCCCACTTACCTCCTCGACATAGACACTTCAAAAAATGTACAGGAAGAAAGTGGATGCATAGTTGCTGTTTCATGTTCCAATGGATCAATTAGACTATATAACAAAGAAACATTAAGTTTACTAAGGGAGTTGAATAAACAGCCTGGATTCTTTAATGGAGTGAAATTTTCACATTCCAATCCCCATGTATTTTCAGCATGTACAGATGGCACTGTAAAATGTTGGGATATGCGTTTATCTGGCAAAACACCCGTACAGATGTTCAAGGGTTATCCTTCCAATGTTCTCATCAGTTTTGATATTAATTGTAATGATCATATAATTTGTGCTGGCACTGAAAAATTTGGTGAGGATGCTGTGATGATATTTTGGGATGGAAGAATGAGTTCTCAAAGTACAGGCCCTTTTAGACCACCATTGGGTGTTTATTCAGAAACACACAGTGATGATATAACCAAGGTACGTTTTCATCCTACTGACCCTAATATACTACTCTCAGGATCAACTGATGGGCTTATGAATGTTTTTGATATAAGCATTGACAACGAAGATGAAGCTCTGATTGCAACTTGTAACTCTGGTTCATCAGTAAGTTATGTTGGTTGGGCTGGGAAGAAATACAAAGAGGTTTATTGTTTGACACATGATGAAGGATTTTGTTGGTGGGATCTTACCAATTTAGATAGTGATCAACCAATTCCATGCTTGAAAATCCCGGATGTCAGAAGAATGATTAAAGTACAAAATGGAAATCTGGATTATATGATTGGTGGCATATACCATGAAAAAGCAGACCAATTGTTGGTTGTTGGGGGTTCAAACACAGGAACCATTCACTTTATAACTAGTGGGCTTTCAGGATTGAAATACATGAAAAGCCTTGAGGGAGGGCATTCTGCTATTGTTCGTTCTTTTAGTTGGAATACGCAGGATGATTCTTTACTGACTGGTGGAGAGGATGCACAACTGTTACTTTGGAAACCTGGAGCTACCGAAAGGAGCCTTGCAAAGAAGGATAGGATGAAAATAGCTTCCTCTCTGCATAAACGTGTTAAAGTTCACAGTCATGATTCttacaaaagcaagaaaaagtatatttaaattaCTTGCTATCTTGGTGGGTCTTATTTCAATTAATGAACTATTTTTGCATGTGCTATTCCTACTATATATTACAACCTTTATGCAGAAATGGACCAATTTGTAAATATGCTTTTTGAAGTAAAGAGAAAGCAGATTGAGGTAGAGTGAGGTAGAGCTTGAAATGTCATATAAAGAAACACTTTCTGAATTCAAAAGACCAGTCtgaattccattaaaataaaatttaaacttaaaagcaAGCCTATTCTTGAATTAATAAAAACTAATGAAACTTTGATTGACTTGTTTCTATACaggattttttaaagcaaaaatttttttttaatttacatatcAGTTTTTTTAGCCCTGAATTAAATTATGCATTTGGAAGTTCCTGCtttatatgcatatttttgttctttattatttatatcaatagttatttttaataatctaaatggaattagatttttaaaaaattaaatggtggATATGAGtaaaatttctaaaggaaatatttgacttttgtatattttattttgaatgaaaaagaatagcaTCAGAGTAGTTGGCAAGAAGATGGTTGGAATAAGGAGATAGGTAGAAAGGATGTGAAGTATTCATATGAAATTTCTGGAGCAAAGCTCCTCAGGTGAATGGTCTAAAGCGAATTTGCACTCACCAATGAGGATGGCTCAGTTTCGGCATGAGTTCCAAAGCCAAGTATGTAGTTCTTGTAAACTATCcaataaaaaatgtcatttttatttataataatttttaaatggaaattttataggatcatagaattagaccTGGAAGTGGCCTAGTACAACTTCCCTTATTTTATACATAACAGAATTGAGGCATAGGGAAGCTTAACCTAGGCTAGATAATAAATGGAAGAGCAAAGATTTGAACTTCATCTGACCCCTAACCTAGCACTCTTCCATTGTACCACATTACACTTCTCTTTctctaaaacattttaattatctgATTTTATAAGTAGGAATACAGTACCTTAACTAAAAATTAATAATCCCAGAATCTTGCTTCAGAAGAGATTTAAGTGACTAATCCAGCCCATGCCTAAAAAACAATTCTTCCTACCATATATATGACAAGTGGTCATCCTTTGCTTGAAGTGAAACTTACTACCTCTCTAGGTAGTTCTACTTATTAACTCTGTTAGatgttttttctttatgttaaGTGGAAGTTTTATCTTTTTGTAATTTGAATACATTGTCCCTAGCTTTTGAAGCCTCTTTGATAACAAggaatatctctttctcttttacatGACTGCCCTTCGGATTCTTAGAAAGTTATCATGTTCTCCCTaggtcttctcttttctaggttaAGTGTTCCCAATTCCTCCAAACAGGCCTCATAGGGCAGGAACTCCTTACCCTCCACCATTTTGGTTATTTCCTCTAGACATTTTCTAGCCTTTCATTATTCTTCCCAAAATGCAACACATAGAAATGAACATAATCCTCCAGAAAAATAGGTTAGAAGTGGGCAGCtgtgtcacttaacccacattgcctagctcttaccactattctgccttggagccaatacacagtattgactcccaaaacggaaggtaagggttttaaaaaaaaaggttagaaaaCAAAGGACAATTTCCTAGTCTTGAACAGTGGTCTATCTCAGTAGGATATAAGATGATAATTTTGCAGGAGGCAACTCTATCAACATTGTTTCATTTAGAATTTTGTAAAACCCTGAAACTCCTCCCACTCCCCAGTTCTGTTAAACTGCTTATTGAGCCAATGTTTTttagttatatccaactctttgtgactccatttagggggTTGCTGGATagagatactggcatggtttgccatttacttttcaagctcatttaacagatgaaaaactgaggtaaactgaggcctagggcCTCATGGCTAGTAAATGAGATTagattttgaactcatgaagataagtcttctgactccaagccaggtACTCTCTAtgcactatgctacctagctgcccttgctgAACCTTACAATTCTTTGTATTTATGATGACATTTTAAACTCAGTTGTAAAACTCTGTATTATCTCCATTAAACTGCACCTTGAGAATCTACTTGTATtagaatcaaaaaagaaattattgaggaCACACCTAAATAAGACTGGAATTGTTAGAACCTTTGTCTAAGCCCACTCATTTCACATTTAAAAGGcccaaaaggttaagtgatttgtccaaaatcagCAAGTGagtgaatttgaatccaggttatCTTTTTACTCCACCAAGCAATCTTCTTTAAAACAGCAGTTTCTGAATTCGGTTTTGTAATcttttcaaatcttgtttctattGTCCAGCATGTTTGCTATTTTTCCCAGGTTCACATCCAtctgtgaattttaaaaagcaagccaTCCAAGTCACAAAAGTTTTTAAATAGTTCAAGACCATACAGATTCTTGAGATACTACTAGTGACCTCTTACATTGACAATGAACTCTGATTTTTCTTTGGGTTTAGAAATAGAATTTTGGACATCTTGATGGACAAGTAGAGATagaaatttttagaaagaaattaaagcaaagtCCAGAGATGCCCGAGTCAAAACCCCACCTCTAAGAATTAGCAGTTGTAGGGACAGTAGCtgtattataaaacatttttgattatctttataatagTCACTTTCATGCCTTGATTTTTGCTTGTCTattaagggttttgtttttttttttttttttttgacaaaaattaACTTCTATAGCCCATATCTCAGAGAAATGTCTATTCTCTCTAGTCCTTGCTTCCTCATTGAAATGTTTTGTATAAGATTATCTCAGGAGACTTGAGGAGGTATTTTTCCATCCTGCTGTTCTCTGGTATGTAAAAGCCTTTCCTTTGAATTAGGTTATGAACCAACTCAGGCACTGGGCAATGTTCTGCTTGTCCCTTTGATTAATGGGCCCCGTAGTACTTAAAGAGTAGAGGAAGCTACCACCCTGAATAGGACTGCTACTTCAAAACTCAGGGGGAATGACACTCAGAGCTGATGATTTCCACTTGATCCTGTGCATTTTCTAGTAAacatcaatcagtaaacattaaaTGAAATGCCTACAATGTGCTTTGGGtgcagaaagaagcaaaaaacaggccctgccctcaaggagctcacctcTGAGTACTTTGTCAGTCATTTTGAGCAGTTTATAATTCAAACTGGAGCACTAGATGGCTGCACTGTCAGATTAATAGTGACCATGGTTAAGTCCTTTTTTTGAActtgtctcatctataaaatggtaaacTGTGTAGTTGTAAATGGAGTGATAAATattaaatggaataatatatttgGAAAACTTTATCTATTTTGCATGCTGTTTTAAAagtgaataaaacattttaattgatGTTACAgtttattagaaatattaaatagcaAAAGCAAGACCTGAGAAATTCCTTTTTCATGTGATCGCTAGCAGCACTAGTATATAAGTCTTTAGGTTATCAACTAACTGACTCTACTTATTTAAATCCTTCACAGGTAAGTTACACATAGCATGcattattaaaaaatatgtaagtTAACATGGGGAAATTTTacttaaaagtataaaaatgtaattttgtctTCGTGTGGACCTTTTTCAACAACTTTTTCAGAAGTTATCCAGATAACACTTATTTGTTTTGCCTTCTATAACCATATGCTTTCTCCACCAAAATCCCATTTCAGTGTCTTATGTAGGTAACAATagattctcaaaggctatgccaaaGATGTGCAAGTTGTCAAGTCCGGACAAGCTGGAGAGGCTTAGGTAGAAATTCAACAATGAACTGTGTCTGTCATTGCCTAGGCTTGTTTAGAAGAGAATGAATTAGTAAGGGGGTGGGAGGGTTGACCATAGCAAATGATGAAAACCAAATGCTAGGGCATGCATAGCAAATTTATAGTCTGTATTGAAAATACTGGTCAAATACTTATTTTTGGTGGTataagataattttgattatattaaattataattaattaaattataatggCATTATGCAATAAAACCAGTGTAACCAAGAGTAGATGGAAAGCAAAAACTTTTGGCAGGGAATTTTAAACAGTTTCTCAGACATAGGTCCTATATCAATTAagtagagaactttgtcaaatttataagagcaTGAGCCCTCCTCCCAccgatatgaacagatagtttttggatgaagaaatcaaagctgtatgTGATtacatggaaaaatgctctaaatcatcatttaagaaatgcaaagcaaaataactCTTGATTATCTCAcctcagactggctaaaatgataaagtatgggaagggatgtggaaaaatgggggcaCTGATACActttggtggagctatgaactgaaccaactattttggagaacaatctggagtTGTGAACAAAGAGTAATAAAACTATtctttttgacccagtaatactactTCAGATCTGTTTCATAAGGTGATcaggataaaaggaaaaagaacatacatacataaatattttttaacccttactttctctcttagaactaatactaagtgttggttcttaagcagaagagtggtaagggctaggcaattggaattgtgacttgctcagggtcacacagctaggaagtgtctgaggccagttttgatcccaggtctttctgattcaaggCCTGGTACTCTTCCACTCTGGCAGAACCTAACTGCTTCAGGACccatgttttaaaacatttttagcagctgcctttgtggtggcaaagaattggaaattgaggggacacccatcaattgagaaatgggtgAACAGgttgtatataaatgtgatggaattctactgtactgtaagaaatgataaacaggttcgtttttttaaaacatgagaaaatatttgaaattatgaagagtaaaaaaaacacatacagtaacagaaataatgtttgaagattaacttgtgaatgtccacttctaaagaaagaactgataaatagaaatatgcaaggcatagttttatatgtacttgTTTGTTTCTGTCAAATAAAGCCTCTCTAGTTGGCTTGGGAAGGCCCAGGAATTTGGTGTAACctgcaaacaaataaattaattttaaaaaatgaaaagatttttgtCCTTGTGTTCTTTAACAATCTTACATCACTTTTCCTAGAATAGTCACTTGGAAAACCCACAAGTTAATGTTAACTATCCCAGAAGAATACTTTTAGGGGAAGGATGGTGAAATAGTTCATATCTGAAGAAATGAGATGAATAATAAATCACTAATCCTCCAAACCTGAGATGGAATATTTGAACATATGGTAAACATTGCAAAGTAACTTGCTTTTCttgtaatttttgaaaattattttaaaatgcgtACCTTTACCTCTTGCTAATAAAGTAGCTAAAATGTATTTTGCAACAGCACTGGACTTTTATGTTGGTTGATTCAAATTGTGAttagaaaaattcatgaaaactTTTAGAGCAAGAGTATATGCCCCAAGTAAGATATTTTTCTCTTGTCATTAGCTTTGGGAAGTAAAATTAGCACTCAGCCATTCCTTGCTACTGTTGCTATGGGGAAAGAATGGTAGTCTCATATAAGATGGCAACATAGGAAAGGACTAAAGGAGCTCAGCTCTCCCAGAGCACTCTAGCAATGTTCTAGAAATATACAACTAAATAGCAAAAAGTCTTTCCAAACCGGAAAGGATTACCCTAGAAAATTCCGGAGTCATGAGAACATTCTGAGTGGAGATAAGCCAGGGGAGGAAGAAATCAGTGGGATCTTGGTCCTGGCCTGATGGAGCAGTAGAGAATAGAATGAACCACCACAGGAGGCATCAGGGAAACTGGACCACGCAAGTGTATTTAAATCATGCT is from Gracilinanus agilis isolate LMUSP501 chromosome 2, AgileGrace, whole genome shotgun sequence and encodes:
- the WDR89 gene encoding WD repeat-containing protein 89, whose protein sequence is MPLNTTVGMEKIEEHFAKLSVARRSAATKEPTYLLDIDTSKNVQEESGCIVAVSCSNGSIRLYNKETLSLLRELNKQPGFFNGVKFSHSNPHVFSACTDGTVKCWDMRLSGKTPVQMFKGYPSNVLISFDINCNDHIICAGTEKFGEDAVMIFWDGRMSSQSTGPFRPPLGVYSETHSDDITKVRFHPTDPNILLSGSTDGLMNVFDISIDNEDEALIATCNSGSSVSYVGWAGKKYKEVYCLTHDEGFCWWDLTNLDSDQPIPCLKIPDVRRMIKVQNGNLDYMIGGIYHEKADQLLVVGGSNTGTIHFITSGLSGLKYMKSLEGGHSAIVRSFSWNTQDDSLLTGGEDAQLLLWKPGATERSLAKKDRMKIASSLHKRVKVHSHDSYKSKKKYI